One Thauera sp. K11 DNA window includes the following coding sequences:
- a CDS encoding DUF1330 domain-containing protein has product MGFAYVVGQVTVKDEGKWAEYQKKVPETFVQWNCEPVLRGRQFAALAGQCPHAGVVVLRFPSVDALKGWFDSPAYQALVPLRDAAADVVLTAYEA; this is encoded by the coding sequence ATGGGCTTTGCATACGTAGTGGGGCAGGTGACGGTCAAGGACGAGGGCAAATGGGCCGAATACCAGAAGAAGGTCCCCGAAACCTTCGTCCAGTGGAACTGCGAACCCGTGCTGCGGGGAAGGCAGTTCGCCGCGCTCGCCGGACAGTGCCCGCACGCCGGCGTGGTCGTCCTGCGCTTTCCGAGCGTCGACGCCCTCAAGGGCTGGTTCGACTCCCCCGCCTACCAGGCACTCGTTCCCCTGCGCGACGCCGCCGCGGATGTCGTGCTGACGGCCTACGAAGCGTGA
- a CDS encoding DUF1302 family protein, translated as MTSGKSSGLHLPSRLTGIAVAAMLAAAGHAARADEAGEIKVDGFLRQELSWNTLDWADTPGYNDRGKLSMARTTARVNVDWKPASDVTVVAKLRLVGEPRTAFLKHLEKMGAYNYGETDGRGDLMDLYNKNEASDVIRELYVDFPLGERARVRLGKQQVVWGETDFFTANDLVHGFDYTWRSFLEPANEELRKANIIAKLNIDVPELGGGLEMFVRPGWDRKSDIGTELDVYGSRWSTQSTAGVDFRNIDPYNFRNSEGDAREVTGGVRWTGLAREINYSLSYLKTFWTSPMLNASSTLKLFGAPGAPSGVKTLGHRDTIGAAGELIYPTVDVFGATASGYSEWADAVFSAEVAYIKDAPYQFLRGGQGGPLSQAVAPGFDGIKRKNLLAWMLRMDKNIAATQQWLGTEKPMFFSVQLFDKWVQDYDKDERLLNAVGAGQRTNEHSFLLTGIFDLSYDSGRIKPNLVVGADLSYGGGFIVPSVTFELARNWRWKVEYDKFWNDDIRDARKCGYPDAASCDSASLFGYFHKRDQLYTSLTYLF; from the coding sequence ATGACAAGCGGAAAATCGAGCGGTCTGCACCTACCTTCCCGGCTCACCGGCATCGCCGTCGCGGCAATGCTGGCCGCCGCCGGCCATGCGGCGCGGGCGGACGAGGCCGGCGAGATCAAGGTCGACGGCTTTCTCAGGCAGGAGCTGTCCTGGAACACCCTCGACTGGGCCGACACACCCGGCTACAACGACCGCGGCAAGCTGTCGATGGCGCGCACCACCGCGCGCGTGAACGTCGACTGGAAGCCGGCCAGCGACGTCACGGTGGTGGCCAAGCTGCGCCTGGTCGGCGAACCGCGCACGGCCTTCCTGAAGCACCTCGAGAAGATGGGCGCCTACAACTACGGCGAGACCGACGGCCGCGGCGACCTGATGGACCTCTACAACAAGAACGAGGCCAGCGACGTCATCCGCGAGCTGTACGTGGACTTCCCGCTCGGCGAGCGCGCCCGCGTGCGCCTGGGCAAGCAGCAGGTGGTGTGGGGCGAGACCGACTTCTTCACCGCCAACGACCTCGTGCACGGCTTCGACTACACCTGGCGCTCCTTCCTCGAGCCGGCCAACGAGGAACTGCGCAAGGCCAACATCATCGCCAAGCTCAACATCGACGTGCCCGAACTCGGCGGCGGGCTCGAGATGTTCGTGCGCCCGGGCTGGGACCGCAAGTCGGACATCGGCACCGAACTCGACGTCTACGGCAGCCGCTGGTCCACGCAATCCACCGCCGGCGTCGATTTCCGCAACATCGACCCCTACAACTTCCGCAACAGCGAAGGCGACGCGCGCGAGGTCACCGGCGGCGTCCGCTGGACCGGCCTGGCCAGGGAGATCAACTACTCGCTGTCCTACCTGAAGACCTTCTGGACCAGCCCGATGCTCAACGCATCGAGCACGCTGAAGCTGTTCGGCGCGCCCGGCGCGCCCTCCGGCGTGAAGACGCTGGGCCACCGGGACACCATCGGCGCCGCCGGCGAACTCATCTACCCGACCGTCGACGTCTTCGGCGCCACCGCCAGCGGCTATTCCGAATGGGCCGATGCGGTGTTCAGCGCCGAAGTGGCCTACATCAAGGACGCCCCCTACCAGTTCCTGAGAGGGGGCCAGGGCGGCCCGCTGAGCCAGGCGGTGGCGCCCGGCTTCGACGGCATCAAGCGCAAGAACCTGCTGGCGTGGATGCTGCGCATGGACAAGAACATCGCCGCCACCCAGCAATGGCTGGGCACCGAAAAACCGATGTTCTTCTCGGTGCAACTGTTCGACAAATGGGTGCAGGACTACGACAAGGACGAGCGCCTGCTCAATGCCGTCGGCGCCGGCCAGCGCACCAACGAGCACTCCTTCCTGCTCACCGGCATCTTCGACCTGAGCTACGACAGCGGCCGCATCAAGCCCAACCTCGTCGTCGGCGCCGATCTCAGCTACGGCGGCGGCTTCATCGTCCCGTCGGTGACCTTCGAACTGGCCCGGAACTGGCGCTGGAAGGTCGAGTACGACAAGTTCTGGAACGACGACATCCGCGACGCCCGCAAGTGCGGCTACCCCGACGCCGCAAGCTGCGACAGCGCCAGCCTGTTCGGCTACTTCCACAAGCGCGACCAGCTCTACACCAGCCTGACCTACCTCTTCTGA
- a CDS encoding styrene monooxygenase/indole monooxygenase family protein codes for MRKITIVGAGQAGLQLGIGLLGKGHQVTIVSNRSAAEIAGGKVLSSQSMYDMALGCERELGLSFWDESCPPIQGIHVRAGNDQAGMLIDFRARMAASGQSVDQRIKMPKWMDEFERLGGRLVIADAGIAEVEGHAAASDLVIVATGKGELGKLFERDAARCQFDRPQRTIALTYVHGMKPREDFTALNISINPGIGEFVHFPALTHSGPCDIINLEAVCDGPMDRWGEVRTPAGHLEMTKTLVREFFPWEAERVADIRLTDDDGILVGRVAPTVRKAVGTLPSGRKVLGMGDVLVLNDPMTGQGSNNASKGANLYLEAIDAHGDAPFDAQWMDGLAERYWDYAQWSARFTNSMLVPPPPHVLKLLDACGRSEGLARRFADAFNDPKSLAGWYYDPADAERAIGACLAPA; via the coding sequence ATGCGCAAGATCACCATCGTCGGCGCCGGCCAGGCCGGGCTGCAGCTCGGCATCGGCCTGCTCGGCAAGGGCCACCAGGTCACCATCGTCTCCAACCGCAGCGCGGCGGAAATCGCCGGCGGCAAGGTGCTGTCCAGCCAGTCCATGTACGACATGGCGCTGGGTTGCGAGCGGGAGCTGGGGCTGTCGTTCTGGGACGAGAGCTGTCCGCCGATCCAGGGCATCCACGTGCGCGCCGGCAACGACCAGGCCGGCATGCTGATCGACTTTCGCGCGCGCATGGCGGCCAGCGGCCAGTCGGTCGACCAGCGCATCAAGATGCCGAAGTGGATGGACGAATTCGAACGCCTGGGCGGCAGGCTGGTGATCGCCGACGCCGGCATCGCCGAGGTGGAAGGCCATGCCGCCGCCAGCGACCTGGTGATCGTGGCGACCGGCAAGGGCGAGCTGGGCAAGCTGTTCGAGCGCGACGCCGCGCGCTGCCAGTTCGACCGCCCGCAGCGCACCATCGCGCTCACCTACGTCCATGGCATGAAGCCGCGCGAGGACTTTACCGCGCTCAACATCAGCATCAATCCAGGCATCGGCGAGTTCGTCCATTTCCCCGCCCTGACCCACAGCGGCCCGTGCGACATCATCAACCTGGAAGCCGTCTGCGACGGCCCGATGGACCGCTGGGGCGAGGTCAGGACGCCCGCCGGGCACCTGGAGATGACGAAGACGCTGGTGAGGGAGTTCTTCCCCTGGGAGGCGGAACGCGTCGCCGACATCCGCCTGACCGACGACGACGGCATCCTCGTCGGCCGCGTCGCACCCACCGTGCGCAAGGCGGTGGGCACCCTGCCCTCGGGCAGGAAGGTGCTCGGCATGGGCGACGTGCTGGTCCTCAACGACCCGATGACCGGCCAGGGCTCGAACAATGCCAGCAAGGGCGCCAACCTCTACCTGGAGGCCATCGACGCGCACGGCGACGCCCCCTTCGACGCGCAGTGGATGGACGGCCTGGCCGAGCGCTACTGGGACTACGCGCAATGGTCGGCGCGCTTCACCAACAGCATGCTGGTGCCCCCGCCGCCGCACGTGCTGAAGCTGCTCGACGCCTGCGGCCGCAGCGAGGGGCTGGCGCGCCGGTTCGCCGACGCCTTCAACGACCCGAAGAGCCTGGCCGGCTGGTACTACGACCCGGCCGATGCCGAACGCGCGATCGGGGCGTGCCTCGCGCCGGCCTGA
- a CDS encoding quinone oxidoreductase family protein, whose product MNGEKQRAVRIDRTGGPEVMQLADVRVGDPGPGEVRIRHHAIGLNFLDLYHRTGLIGLPLPAHLGMEGAGVIEAAGPGVTHLQAGDRAAYAGYPAGSYSDVRVMPAMNVCRLPDEIGFDTAAAMMLKGWTAYYLLHRCKPVEGLSAGDYVLFHAAAGGVGLITTQWAKARGLRLIGTAGTDEKCALALEHGASHAINYRREDFVARVREITGGKGVKVVYDGVGKDTFEPSLDCLAPFGLLVAFGDASGLAPPIVPIRLVEKGSIYITYQGLFHHIATRDSTQQMADALFDVVRRGVVKIPIGQRYALADVQQAHRDLAERRTTGCSILLP is encoded by the coding sequence ATGAACGGCGAAAAGCAGCGGGCAGTCCGCATCGACCGCACGGGCGGCCCCGAAGTGATGCAGCTCGCGGACGTGCGGGTCGGCGACCCCGGCCCGGGCGAAGTGCGCATCCGGCACCACGCCATCGGCCTCAACTTCCTCGACCTCTACCACCGCACCGGCCTCATCGGCCTGCCGCTGCCGGCGCATCTCGGCATGGAAGGCGCCGGCGTCATCGAGGCGGCCGGCCCCGGCGTCACCCACCTGCAGGCCGGCGACCGCGCCGCCTACGCCGGCTACCCGGCGGGCAGCTACAGCGACGTGCGCGTGATGCCCGCCATGAACGTCTGCCGGCTGCCCGACGAAATCGGCTTCGACACCGCCGCGGCGATGATGCTCAAAGGCTGGACGGCGTACTACCTGCTGCACCGCTGCAAGCCGGTGGAGGGCCTCTCCGCCGGGGACTACGTGCTGTTCCACGCCGCCGCGGGCGGCGTCGGGCTGATCACCACCCAATGGGCGAAGGCCCGCGGCCTGCGCCTGATCGGCACCGCCGGCACGGACGAAAAATGCGCGCTCGCGCTCGAACACGGCGCCAGCCACGCCATCAACTACCGGCGCGAGGACTTCGTCGCCCGCGTGCGCGAGATCACCGGCGGCAAGGGGGTCAAGGTCGTGTATGACGGCGTGGGCAAGGACACCTTCGAACCCTCGCTCGACTGCCTCGCCCCCTTCGGCCTGCTGGTCGCGTTCGGCGACGCGTCCGGCCTCGCCCCGCCCATCGTGCCGATCCGGCTGGTCGAGAAAGGCTCCATCTACATCACCTACCAGGGCCTGTTCCACCACATCGCCACCCGCGACAGCACGCAGCAGATGGCCGACGCCCTGTTCGACGTCGTCCGCCGCGGCGTGGTCAAGATCCCCATCGGCCAGCGCTACGCCCTGGCCGACGTGCAGCAGGCGCACCGCGACCTTGCCGAACGCAGGACGACGGGCTGCTCGATCCTGCTGCCGTGA
- a CDS encoding DUF1329 domain-containing protein, whose amino-acid sequence MERIRKPVLGAAAALTLSAFAAQAAELPPGTVISAENIDKIKDDTFEGHKIGSLLTEKMEWRIRNNGWKLPLAKSKEVPLDPSWVKASQANAGKTKINAQTCQIDGWVAGQPFPDIDMKDPQAAEKIVWNWHLGQLLGDVAIVPYYTQVLIDGEKGVHADPVAEFTRYSMKGRLNGESTQGDGSERGRQLLYFKSPSDMKGLGTFTIQYDSAKVNDVWAYVPAVRRVRRLSGGAWMDPVGSSDQLQDDLDIFNARPCWYPGYKLLGKRHVLAVMHSKYPLWNTKGKSFEEKFPVLENKPPYWNMNNNSFEPREVYVIEATTPPEHPYSKKVIYVDTKFPRIHYGEAYNRKGEFWKFMEWHSYPGKGEDGFIDIRTAGGAVIDFQRNHATVSLIDTTTWKTNPAGVKESDVSLQTLQAAGR is encoded by the coding sequence ATGGAAAGAATCCGCAAACCCGTGCTCGGCGCCGCCGCCGCGCTGACGCTGTCCGCCTTCGCCGCCCAGGCCGCCGAACTGCCGCCGGGCACCGTGATCTCGGCCGAGAACATCGACAAGATCAAGGACGACACCTTCGAAGGCCACAAGATCGGCAGCCTGCTGACCGAAAAGATGGAATGGCGCATCCGCAACAACGGCTGGAAGCTGCCGCTCGCCAAGTCGAAGGAAGTCCCGCTCGACCCGAGCTGGGTCAAAGCCTCGCAGGCCAATGCCGGCAAGACCAAGATCAACGCCCAGACCTGCCAGATCGATGGCTGGGTGGCCGGCCAGCCCTTCCCCGACATCGACATGAAGGACCCGCAGGCCGCCGAGAAGATCGTCTGGAACTGGCACCTCGGCCAGTTGCTCGGCGACGTCGCCATCGTCCCCTACTACACCCAGGTGCTGATCGACGGCGAAAAGGGCGTGCATGCCGACCCCGTCGCCGAATTCACCCGCTACTCGATGAAAGGCAGGCTGAACGGCGAATCCACCCAGGGCGACGGCAGCGAGCGCGGCCGCCAGTTGCTGTACTTCAAGTCGCCCTCCGACATGAAGGGCCTGGGCACCTTCACCATCCAGTACGACTCGGCCAAGGTGAACGACGTGTGGGCCTACGTGCCGGCGGTGCGCCGCGTGCGCCGCCTCTCCGGCGGCGCGTGGATGGACCCGGTGGGCTCGTCCGACCAGTTGCAGGACGACCTCGACATCTTCAACGCCCGCCCGTGCTGGTACCCCGGCTACAAGCTGCTCGGCAAGCGCCACGTCCTCGCCGTCATGCACAGCAAGTACCCGCTGTGGAACACCAAGGGCAAGAGCTTCGAAGAGAAATTCCCGGTGCTGGAGAACAAGCCGCCGTACTGGAACATGAACAACAACAGCTTCGAGCCGCGCGAGGTCTATGTGATCGAAGCCACCACGCCGCCCGAGCACCCGTACAGCAAGAAGGTCATCTACGTGGACACCAAGTTCCCGCGCATCCACTACGGCGAAGCCTACAACCGCAAGGGCGAATTCTGGAAGTTCATGGAATGGCACTCCTACCCCGGCAAGGGCGAGGACGGATTCATCGACATCCGCACCGCGGGCGGCGCGGTCATCGACTTCCAGCGCAACCACGCCACCGTGTCGCTCATCGACACCACCACGTGGAAGACCAACCCGGCCGGCGTGAAGGAATCCGACGTGTCGCTGCAGACCCTGCAGGCCGCGGGCCGCTGA
- a CDS encoding GlcG/HbpS family heme-binding protein translates to MEPHESARTAGAVDHLQRSIGRHAAQRIAGAALDEAERLGISVNAAVVDRAGTLMAFLRMPDASLHAMETAMDKAYTAASFRFPTARWADALAGFPPVVQQNILQRPRLVVFGGGIPIEVDGQVIGAIGVSGGSVEQDERCAEAGMAALRPPPEGRRPAQRADIGNSGDTA, encoded by the coding sequence ATGGAACCGCACGAATCCGCACGCACAGCCGGCGCGGTCGACCACCTGCAGCGCAGCATCGGCCGGCACGCCGCGCAGCGCATCGCCGGCGCTGCGCTCGACGAGGCCGAGCGCCTGGGCATCAGCGTCAATGCCGCCGTCGTCGACCGCGCCGGCACCCTGATGGCCTTCCTGCGCATGCCCGACGCATCGCTGCACGCCATGGAAACCGCCATGGACAAAGCCTACACCGCCGCCAGCTTCCGCTTTCCCACCGCTCGATGGGCCGACGCCCTCGCCGGCTTTCCGCCGGTGGTGCAGCAGAACATCCTGCAGCGTCCGCGCCTCGTGGTCTTCGGCGGCGGCATCCCGATCGAGGTGGACGGGCAGGTGATCGGCGCGATCGGCGTATCGGGCGGCAGCGTGGAGCAGGACGAACGCTGCGCCGAGGCGGGCATGGCGGCGCTCAGGCCCCCGCCTGAAGGAAGGCGCCCGGCGCAGCGCGCGGACATCGGGAATTCCGGAGACACGGCATGA
- a CDS encoding YCF48-related protein codes for MDRISSVAARELASQAAPEHAPPQGVRHTAIKIAVSSVPWIIIGGLLWAGLFIKPQPVGGTVQPPVIERRDHYFGVAPAPSGGIWVAGSGGKIVAIDAAGRAERLPTPTAQTLQDIAVWDAQHAVAVGNDGVVLVTADGGASWRKVDGTPRSDVANKLTRVRVAGGGRAIATGEMGALLHTADYGATWSRLREEEDVAWNDAAMLPDGRIVVVGEFGRILLGTDGSADWTEPASPVESSLMSVAFRDAREGVAVGLEGVVLVSHDGGATWSRAALDSRDHLFDVAWDEANQRWLGAGALGGWVGTDAGGAWQAGRLDERDLAWHTRVLPAGKEAWFAGANVGRWDGRRWSALGH; via the coding sequence ATGGATCGGATTTCCTCCGTGGCCGCACGGGAACTCGCCTCGCAGGCCGCACCGGAGCACGCGCCCCCGCAGGGCGTCCGCCACACCGCGATCAAGATCGCGGTTTCCAGCGTGCCCTGGATCATCATCGGCGGCCTGCTGTGGGCGGGCCTCTTCATCAAGCCGCAGCCGGTGGGCGGCACGGTGCAGCCGCCGGTGATCGAGCGCCGCGACCACTACTTCGGCGTCGCGCCGGCGCCGTCGGGCGGCATCTGGGTGGCCGGCTCGGGCGGCAAGATCGTCGCGATCGACGCCGCCGGGCGTGCCGAGCGCCTGCCGACGCCGACCGCGCAGACGCTGCAGGACATCGCCGTGTGGGATGCGCAGCACGCGGTCGCGGTGGGCAACGACGGCGTGGTGCTGGTCACCGCCGACGGCGGCGCAAGCTGGCGGAAGGTGGACGGCACGCCGCGCTCGGACGTCGCCAACAAGCTGACGCGGGTGCGCGTGGCCGGCGGCGGCCGGGCGATCGCCACCGGCGAGATGGGCGCGCTGCTGCACACCGCGGATTACGGCGCGACCTGGTCGCGGCTGCGCGAGGAAGAGGACGTCGCCTGGAACGACGCGGCCATGCTGCCGGACGGGCGCATCGTCGTCGTCGGCGAGTTCGGCCGCATCCTGCTCGGCACCGACGGCAGCGCCGACTGGACCGAACCCGCGTCGCCGGTCGAAAGCTCGCTGATGTCGGTGGCGTTCCGCGACGCGCGCGAGGGCGTGGCGGTCGGCCTGGAAGGCGTGGTGCTGGTGTCGCACGACGGTGGCGCCACCTGGAGCCGGGCCGCGCTCGACAGCCGCGACCACCTCTTCGACGTCGCCTGGGACGAAGCCAACCAGCGCTGGCTGGGCGCGGGCGCGCTGGGCGGTTGGGTCGGCACCGATGCCGGCGGCGCCTGGCAGGCCGGCCGCCTCGACGAGCGCGACCTGGCCTGGCACACCCGCGTCCTGCCCGCCGGCAAGGAAGCCTGGTTCGCCGGCGCCAACGTCGGCCGCTGGGACGGCCGGCGCTGGAGCGCGCTCGGCCACTGA
- a CDS encoding efflux RND transporter permease subunit, protein MIETIAAFCIRRRRPVAALIALLTVALSWFALHIEVRTVFEDMLPSRHEYVKTHQKFKDTFGGSNMVTIMLEVEQGDIFDPEVLEKVRTVTLGLREVSAVNPFQIISLASKKLKEVRASTDGIETRPLMWPDLPAGAGEIAELRQAVLRNPLVYGPYVSKDLQATLITVDFIDREVDYSKVFDEISALVRKVENGRVGVRVVGAPILYGWVEHYLPETLKLVAFALALTLAMLFLLLRTWRGVLLPLLAGAVSAIWALGICNLLGIHFEPLVIVVAMLITSRAVSHSVQIVNRFDDELEHIAEGSETSRQAARIALADLFRPGMVGVIADAACMAVVALSPIPMLQKLTVLAVVWVSTLTISAVILTPVLLSWIRRPHGTVHGVDLSPLLRGVLDFGLWMALSRFRYVVIVCSVLVLLGSGWYALKLKVGDANPGSPILWPQATYNRDSTAINDRFDGVDRLFVVVGEDGKEGLVKSNETLQAMNRFQRFMEVQPEIGGSISIADVVPVLNRTLREGNPRYEELGATAAVNGSLMAILESVSEPGDMDRFVDGHAANGSVTLMFRDRQGETIRTAMARIKEFIAANPLASGHWQLAGGLIGITAAMNEVILASQIEGVALALLVLMIICTMVYRSTVAGMLFMVPVIISNTLTFAFMAWKGIGMSINTVPVAALGIGLGVDYAFYVADRIKEEIAIGNTPEGAIRTSLHSAGMGVLVTASVLILSTLLWWASSLRFQAEMGLLMAIWLGISAMSALFVMPAVIYVFRPDFIFGGKESAVPGGGQARLQQA, encoded by the coding sequence ATGATCGAGACAATCGCCGCTTTCTGCATCCGCCGGCGCCGCCCCGTCGCAGCCCTGATCGCCCTGCTGACGGTGGCGCTGAGCTGGTTCGCGCTGCACATCGAGGTGCGCACCGTGTTCGAGGACATGCTGCCCTCGCGCCACGAGTACGTGAAGACGCACCAGAAGTTCAAGGACACCTTCGGCGGCTCGAACATGGTCACCATCATGCTCGAGGTCGAGCAGGGCGACATCTTCGATCCGGAAGTGCTGGAGAAGGTGCGCACGGTCACCCTCGGCCTGCGCGAGGTGTCGGCGGTCAATCCGTTCCAGATCATCTCGCTCGCCTCCAAGAAGCTCAAGGAAGTCCGCGCCTCCACCGACGGCATCGAGACCCGGCCGCTGATGTGGCCGGACCTGCCCGCCGGCGCCGGCGAGATCGCCGAACTCCGGCAGGCGGTGCTGCGCAACCCGCTGGTCTATGGCCCCTACGTGTCCAAGGATCTGCAGGCGACGCTGATCACCGTCGACTTCATCGACCGCGAGGTGGACTACTCCAAGGTCTTCGACGAGATCAGCGCGCTGGTCCGGAAGGTCGAGAACGGCCGCGTGGGCGTGCGCGTCGTCGGCGCGCCCATCCTGTACGGCTGGGTCGAGCACTACCTGCCCGAGACGCTGAAGCTGGTGGCGTTCGCGCTGGCGCTGACGCTGGCGATGCTGTTCCTGCTGCTGCGCACCTGGCGCGGCGTGCTGCTGCCCCTGCTCGCCGGCGCCGTCAGCGCGATATGGGCGCTGGGCATCTGCAATCTGCTCGGCATCCACTTCGAACCGCTGGTCATCGTCGTGGCGATGCTGATCACCTCGCGCGCCGTGTCGCACTCGGTGCAGATCGTCAACCGCTTCGACGACGAGCTGGAACACATCGCCGAGGGCAGCGAGACCTCGCGCCAGGCCGCCCGCATCGCGCTCGCCGACCTGTTCCGGCCGGGCATGGTGGGCGTCATCGCCGACGCGGCGTGCATGGCGGTGGTCGCGCTCAGCCCGATCCCGATGCTGCAGAAGCTCACCGTGCTCGCCGTGGTGTGGGTATCGACGCTCACCATCAGCGCGGTGATCCTGACGCCGGTGCTGCTGTCGTGGATCCGCCGCCCGCACGGCACCGTGCATGGCGTGGACCTGTCGCCGCTGCTGCGCGGTGTGCTCGACTTCGGCCTGTGGATGGCGCTCAGCCGCTTCCGCTACGTGGTCATCGTCTGCAGCGTGCTCGTGCTGCTCGGCTCGGGCTGGTACGCGCTCAAGCTCAAGGTCGGCGATGCCAACCCCGGCTCGCCCATCCTGTGGCCGCAAGCCACCTACAACCGCGACTCCACCGCGATCAACGACCGCTTCGACGGCGTCGACCGGCTGTTCGTGGTGGTCGGCGAGGACGGCAAGGAGGGCCTGGTCAAGTCCAACGAAACCCTGCAGGCCATGAACCGCTTCCAGCGCTTCATGGAAGTGCAGCCCGAGATCGGCGGCTCCATCTCCATCGCCGACGTCGTGCCGGTGCTCAACCGCACGCTGCGCGAGGGCAACCCGCGCTACGAGGAACTGGGCGCCACCGCCGCCGTCAATGGCAGCCTGATGGCCATCCTCGAATCGGTGTCCGAGCCGGGCGACATGGACCGCTTCGTCGACGGCCACGCCGCCAACGGCTCGGTGACGCTGATGTTCCGCGACCGCCAGGGCGAGACGATCCGCACCGCGATGGCGCGCATCAAGGAATTCATCGCCGCCAACCCGCTCGCCAGCGGCCACTGGCAGCTCGCCGGCGGCCTGATCGGCATCACCGCGGCGATGAACGAGGTGATCCTCGCCAGCCAGATCGAAGGCGTGGCGCTGGCGCTGCTGGTGCTGATGATCATCTGCACCATGGTCTACCGCTCCACCGTCGCCGGCATGCTGTTCATGGTGCCGGTGATCATCTCCAACACGCTGACCTTCGCCTTCATGGCGTGGAAGGGCATCGGCATGAGCATCAACACCGTGCCGGTGGCCGCGCTGGGCATCGGCCTGGGCGTCGACTACGCCTTCTACGTCGCCGACCGCATCAAGGAAGAGATCGCCATCGGCAACACCCCCGAAGGCGCCATCCGCACCTCGCTGCACTCGGCCGGCATGGGGGTGCTCGTCACCGCCAGCGTGCTGATCCTGAGCACCCTCCTGTGGTGGGCCTCGTCGCTGCGCTTCCAGGCCGAGATGGGCCTGCTGATGGCGATCTGGCTCGGCATCTCGGCGATGTCCGCGCTGTTCGTGATGCCCGCGGTGATCTACGTCTTCCGCCCCGACTTCATCTTCGGCGGCAAGGAATCCGCCGTGCCCGGCGGCGGGCAGGCCCGGCTGCAGCAAGCCTGA